From Novosphingobium resinovorum, the proteins below share one genomic window:
- a CDS encoding SulP family inorganic anion transporter, translating into MSDKLARYARQWFSGAATARRDVLAGIVVALALIPEAIGFSIIAGVDPRVGLYASVAIAIVIALVGGRSAMISAATASVAVLVGPLVRDHGVEYLFAATILMGVFQAIAGLLRLDLVMQFVSRSVITGFVNALAILIFMAQLPQLTNVGWQTYVMVAGGLAIIYLFPRVTRAVPSPLVAILVLTAISIGIGLPVNTVADMGKLPEGLPSFALPHVPLTFETLRIIAPYALTMAAVGLLESLLTAQIVDDMTQTDSDKRAECVGQGGANVVAALFGGMGGCAMIGQSVINVTSGGRGRLSTFVAGAFLLFLLAVLGPWVGRVPMPALVAVMVMVSIGTFSWASIANLRRHPPTSSVVMLVTVGVVVATRDLSLGVLAGVLLSGVFFAGKVQRMFAVERGEENGIATYRVSGQIFFASVDRFIRAFQDEAQEEAAAGHIVIDVSAAHFWDISGVGALDKVVERLQRDGRSVEVVGYNRASADIVDRFALHDRTGVETGAVPG; encoded by the coding sequence ATGTCAGACAAACTCGCCCGCTACGCCCGGCAGTGGTTCTCCGGTGCCGCGACCGCGCGCCGCGACGTCCTCGCCGGCATCGTCGTCGCCCTCGCGCTGATCCCCGAGGCGATCGGCTTTTCGATCATCGCCGGGGTGGACCCGCGCGTCGGGCTCTATGCCTCGGTCGCCATCGCGATCGTCATCGCCCTCGTCGGCGGACGCTCGGCGATGATCTCGGCGGCGACGGCTTCCGTTGCCGTTCTGGTCGGCCCGCTGGTGCGCGACCACGGCGTCGAATACCTCTTCGCCGCGACCATCCTGATGGGTGTCTTCCAGGCCATCGCCGGACTGCTGCGGCTCGACCTCGTGATGCAGTTCGTCTCGCGCTCGGTCATCACCGGGTTCGTCAACGCGCTGGCCATCCTGATCTTCATGGCGCAGTTGCCGCAACTGACCAACGTGGGCTGGCAGACCTATGTCATGGTCGCGGGCGGTCTCGCGATCATCTACCTGTTCCCGCGCGTCACCAGGGCCGTGCCTTCGCCGCTGGTGGCGATCCTGGTGCTGACGGCGATCTCGATCGGCATCGGCCTGCCGGTCAATACCGTGGCCGACATGGGCAAGCTGCCCGAGGGCCTGCCCAGCTTCGCCCTGCCCCATGTGCCGCTGACTTTCGAGACGCTGCGGATAATCGCCCCCTACGCGCTGACGATGGCGGCGGTGGGCCTGCTCGAATCGCTGCTGACCGCGCAGATCGTCGACGACATGACCCAGACCGACAGCGACAAGCGCGCGGAGTGCGTCGGCCAGGGCGGCGCCAACGTGGTGGCGGCCCTCTTCGGCGGCATGGGCGGCTGCGCGATGATCGGCCAGTCGGTGATCAACGTGACCTCGGGCGGGCGCGGGAGGCTCTCCACGTTCGTCGCGGGCGCGTTCCTGCTGTTCCTGCTGGCGGTGCTGGGGCCGTGGGTCGGCCGGGTGCCGATGCCCGCGCTGGTCGCGGTCATGGTCATGGTTTCGATCGGCACCTTCAGCTGGGCCTCGATCGCGAACCTCAGGCGCCATCCGCCGACCTCGTCGGTGGTGATGCTGGTGACCGTCGGCGTCGTCGTGGCGACGCGCGACCTTTCGCTCGGCGTGCTGGCGGGGGTGCTGCTGTCCGGCGTATTCTTCGCAGGCAAAGTCCAGCGCATGTTCGCGGTGGAGCGCGGCGAAGAGAACGGCATCGCCACCTACCGCGTCTCGGGCCAGATCTTCTTCGCCTCGGTGGACCGCTTCATCCGCGCCTTCCAGGACGAGGCGCAGGAAGAGGCGGCGGCCGGGCACATCGTGATCGACGTCTCGGCCGCGCACTTCTGGGACATCTCGGGCGTGGGCGCGCTGGACAAGGTGGTCGAGCGGCTGCAGCGCGACGGCCGCAGCGTCGAGGTGGTCGGCTACAACCGGGCGAGCGCGGACATCGTCGACCGCTTCGCCCTCCACGACAGGACCGGCGTGGAGACGGGCGCGGTGCCGGGCTGA
- the map gene encoding type I methionyl aminopeptidase, whose product MTEYQIVEPGQEALLRDGTIKLHGPDGFEGMRRAGALAAKILDEIAPMVQPGVSTAEIDDKVRELTLAGGAVPATLGYRGYAHSCCISINHVVCHGIPSEKTLKDGDIVNIDVTPLLDGWHGDTSRMYLVGDVPLKARRLVDVTYECLMIGIEQAKPGNRVGDIGAAIQAYAEANRYGVVREFCGHGLGRLFHDAPEVVHAGRPGTGPLLKPGMFMTIEPMINLGKPPVKLLNDGWTAVTRDKSLSAQFEHSIGITEDGCEIFTTSPKGLHKPPYA is encoded by the coding sequence ATGACCGAATACCAGATCGTAGAGCCCGGCCAAGAAGCGCTGCTGCGCGACGGCACCATCAAGCTGCATGGCCCCGACGGCTTCGAGGGCATGCGCCGCGCCGGCGCGCTCGCCGCGAAGATCCTCGACGAAATCGCGCCGATGGTGCAGCCGGGCGTTTCCACCGCCGAGATCGACGACAAGGTGCGCGAACTGACCCTCGCGGGCGGGGCGGTCCCGGCGACGCTGGGCTATCGGGGCTATGCGCATTCGTGCTGCATCTCGATCAACCACGTCGTCTGCCATGGCATCCCGTCGGAAAAGACGCTCAAGGACGGCGACATCGTCAACATCGACGTCACCCCGCTGCTGGACGGCTGGCACGGCGACACCAGCCGTATGTACCTGGTCGGCGACGTGCCGCTGAAGGCGCGCCGTCTGGTCGACGTGACGTACGAGTGCCTGATGATCGGCATCGAGCAGGCGAAGCCCGGCAACCGTGTGGGTGACATCGGCGCCGCCATCCAGGCTTATGCCGAGGCGAACCGCTACGGCGTCGTGCGCGAGTTCTGCGGCCATGGCCTCGGCCGCCTGTTCCATGACGCGCCCGAAGTGGTCCATGCCGGTCGCCCCGGCACCGGCCCGCTGCTCAAGCCGGGCATGTTCATGACCATCGAGCCGATGATCAACCTCGGAAAGCCGCCGGTAAAGCTGCTGAACGACGGCTGGACGGCGGTGACCCGCGACAAGTCGCTCTCGGCGCAGTTCGAGCACTCGATCGGCATCACCGAGGACGGTTGCGAGATCTTCACCACCAGCCCCAAGGGCCTGCACAAGCCGCCTTACGCCTGA
- the argC gene encoding N-acetyl-gamma-glutamyl-phosphate reductase: protein MTTSVFIDGAAGTTGLEIADRLAGRSEFSLITLSDDRRKDDAARAEALNDADVVILCLPDDAAKAAVSMIANPRTRVIDASSAHRVAAGWTYGFPEIVGHDTVAQARFVSNPGCYPTGFIALVAPLVRAGLLPADWPYVCHAVSGYSGGGKALIARFEDDTDIAFRAYGLALGHKHVPEMKAQTGIGHDPIFAPAVVPAHRGMLVEVPLHLSMMPQAGSPDALRAALAEFYAGSKVVKVETDQPDELLLRASMEPVDTLTLRVLGAKDGTQARLVAILDNLGKGASGAAVQNLNIIAGLDETAGLRL from the coding sequence ATGACCACCAGCGTCTTCATCGACGGTGCGGCGGGCACCACCGGCCTCGAAATCGCCGACCGGCTCGCCGGGCGCAGCGAGTTCTCGCTGATCACGCTCAGCGATGATCGCCGCAAGGACGACGCCGCGCGGGCCGAGGCGCTGAACGACGCCGACGTCGTGATCCTCTGCCTGCCCGACGATGCCGCCAAGGCCGCCGTCAGCATGATCGCCAACCCGCGTACCCGCGTGATCGACGCCTCCTCCGCCCACCGCGTCGCGGCGGGCTGGACTTACGGTTTTCCCGAGATCGTCGGCCATGACACGGTCGCGCAGGCCCGTTTCGTCAGCAATCCCGGCTGCTACCCCACCGGCTTCATCGCCCTCGTCGCCCCGCTGGTGCGCGCCGGGCTGCTGCCTGCCGACTGGCCCTACGTGTGTCACGCCGTCTCGGGCTATTCGGGCGGCGGCAAGGCGCTGATCGCGCGCTTCGAGGACGACACCGACATCGCCTTCCGCGCCTACGGCCTCGCGCTCGGCCACAAGCACGTGCCCGAGATGAAGGCGCAGACGGGCATCGGCCACGATCCGATCTTCGCCCCCGCCGTGGTGCCCGCCCATCGCGGCATGCTCGTCGAAGTGCCGCTGCACCTCTCGATGATGCCGCAAGCCGGATCGCCCGACGCCCTGCGCGCCGCTCTGGCCGAGTTCTACGCCGGCAGCAAAGTCGTGAAGGTGGAGACCGACCAGCCCGACGAACTGCTGCTGCGCGCCTCGATGGAGCCTGTCGATACCCTTACCCTGCGCGTTCTGGGTGCCAAGGACGGCACGCAGGCACGCCTCGTCGCGATCCTCGACAACCTCGGCAAGGGCGCGAGCGGGGCTGCGGTGCAGAACCTCAACATCATAGCCGGTCTCGACGAGACGGCGGGCCTGCGCCTTTGA
- the glnA gene encoding type I glutamate--ammonia ligase, translating to MASAKDVLKKIKDEEIEWVDLRFTDPKGKWQHLTMVSTVLGEDELEDGLMFDGSSIEGWKAINESDMILKPDLDAVYTDPFSATPMLILFCDIVEPSTGELYARDPRSTAKRAESFVKSAGFGDTVFVGPEAEFFMFDDVKFYDGYDGNGFKIDDIELPGNTNKEYDTGNLGHRPRAKGGYFPVAPVDSAVDIRAEMVTTMLEMGLPCDKHHHEVAAAQHELGLTFGKLVTTADRMQIYKYVVHMVAQAYGKTATFMPKPIMKDNGSGMHTHISIWNEGENTFAGNGYAGLSETCLYFIGGVIKHAKALNAFTNPTTNSYKRLVPGYEAPVLLAYSARNRSASCRIPYGAGTKAKRVEFRFPDAMANPYLCYASLLMAGLDGIKNKIHPGEAMDKNLYDLPPAELAEVPTVCGSLREALDALQADHAFLLEGGVFTEDQIEAYLELKWPEVLRWETTPSAVEFDMYYSA from the coding sequence ATGGCTAGTGCAAAGGACGTCCTCAAGAAGATCAAGGACGAGGAGATCGAGTGGGTCGATCTTCGCTTCACGGACCCCAAGGGCAAGTGGCAGCACCTGACCATGGTTTCGACCGTCCTCGGCGAGGATGAGCTGGAAGACGGCCTGATGTTCGACGGTTCGTCGATCGAGGGCTGGAAGGCCATCAACGAGTCGGACATGATCCTCAAGCCCGACCTCGACGCGGTCTACACCGATCCGTTCTCGGCCACCCCGATGCTGATCCTGTTCTGCGACATCGTCGAGCCCTCGACCGGTGAACTCTACGCCCGCGACCCGCGCTCGACCGCGAAGCGTGCGGAATCGTTCGTCAAGTCGGCCGGCTTCGGCGACACCGTGTTCGTCGGCCCCGAGGCCGAGTTCTTCATGTTCGACGACGTGAAGTTCTACGACGGCTACGACGGCAACGGCTTCAAGATCGACGACATCGAACTGCCGGGCAACACCAACAAGGAATACGACACCGGCAACCTGGGCCACCGCCCACGTGCCAAGGGTGGCTACTTCCCGGTCGCTCCGGTCGACTCGGCCGTGGACATCCGCGCCGAGATGGTCACCACCATGCTCGAAATGGGCCTGCCCTGCGACAAGCACCACCACGAAGTGGCGGCTGCCCAGCACGAACTCGGCCTGACCTTCGGCAAGCTGGTCACCACCGCCGACCGCATGCAGATCTACAAGTACGTCGTGCACATGGTCGCACAGGCTTACGGCAAGACCGCAACGTTCATGCCCAAGCCGATCATGAAGGACAACGGATCGGGCATGCACACGCATATCTCGATCTGGAACGAGGGTGAGAACACCTTCGCCGGCAACGGCTACGCCGGCCTGTCGGAGACCTGCCTGTACTTCATCGGCGGCGTCATCAAGCACGCCAAGGCCCTGAACGCCTTCACCAACCCGACCACCAACAGCTACAAGCGCCTGGTCCCGGGTTACGAAGCACCGGTTCTGCTCGCCTACTCGGCGCGCAACCGCTCGGCCTCGTGCCGCATCCCCTACGGTGCGGGCACCAAGGCGAAGCGCGTGGAATTCCGCTTCCCCGACGCGATGGCCAACCCCTACCTGTGCTACGCTTCGCTCCTGATGGCCGGCCTCGACGGCATCAAGAACAAGATCCACCCGGGCGAAGCCATGGACAAGAACCTGTACGATCTGCCGCCGGCCGAACTCGCCGAAGTGCCGACCGTCTGCGGTTCGCTGCGCGAAGCTCTGGACGCCCTCCAGGCCGACCACGCCTTCCTTCTCGAAGGCGGCGTGTTCACCGAGGACCAGATCGAAGCCTACCTCGAACTCAAGTGGCCGGAAGTGCTGCGCTGGGAAACCACGCCGTCGGCCGTCGAGTTCGACATGTACTACAGCGCCTGA
- a CDS encoding threonine ammonia-lyase translates to MDQTLLNIAPAGLEDAPLTAADVRAAAERISGKVVRTPTLYSSTLSAITGAEIWLKFENLQFTAAYKERGALNALLLLTEEQKARGVIAASAGNHAQGLSYHGTRLGVPVTIVMPKTTPTVKVMQTESVGGKVVLEGESFDEAYAHARKLEGQLGLTFVHPFDEPNVAAGQGTVALEMLEDVPELDTLVLPVGGGGLSTGMGTVARDINPGIRLIGVEAQLYPSMYNLLKGTSLPIGGDTLAEGIAVIAPGLMTSKVLRSLLDEFLLVGESQIESALALLLQIEKTLVEGAGAVGLAAVINNRELFVGRKVGLVLSGGNIDTRLLANVLLRDLARSGRLARLKIGLQDRAGALFKVAKIFHEHNVNIIEVFHQRIFTHLPAKGLVTEIECEARDKEQLQALIAGLRREGYEVKLVETD, encoded by the coding sequence AGCCGACGTACGCGCGGCGGCGGAGCGAATTTCGGGCAAGGTCGTGCGCACGCCGACGCTCTACAGTTCCACGCTGAGCGCGATCACCGGCGCCGAAATCTGGCTCAAGTTCGAGAACCTGCAGTTCACCGCCGCCTACAAGGAGCGCGGCGCGCTCAACGCGCTGCTGCTGCTGACCGAGGAGCAGAAGGCGCGCGGCGTCATCGCCGCCTCGGCCGGCAACCACGCGCAGGGCCTGAGCTACCACGGCACGCGCCTTGGCGTGCCCGTCACCATCGTCATGCCCAAGACCACGCCGACGGTGAAGGTCATGCAGACCGAGAGCGTGGGTGGCAAGGTCGTGCTGGAGGGCGAGAGCTTCGACGAGGCCTATGCCCACGCGCGCAAGCTGGAGGGGCAGCTGGGCCTCACCTTCGTCCACCCGTTCGATGAGCCCAATGTCGCGGCCGGGCAGGGCACCGTGGCGCTGGAAATGCTGGAGGACGTGCCGGAACTCGACACGCTGGTGCTGCCGGTCGGCGGCGGCGGCCTGTCCACCGGCATGGGCACCGTGGCGCGGGACATCAATCCGGGCATCCGCCTGATCGGCGTCGAGGCACAACTCTACCCCTCGATGTACAACCTGCTCAAGGGCACCAGCCTGCCGATCGGCGGCGACACGCTGGCCGAGGGCATCGCGGTGATCGCGCCGGGCCTGATGACCTCCAAGGTGCTGCGCTCGCTGCTCGACGAATTCCTGCTGGTCGGCGAATCGCAGATCGAGAGCGCGCTGGCGCTGCTGCTGCAGATCGAGAAGACGCTGGTGGAAGGCGCGGGCGCCGTGGGCCTTGCCGCCGTGATCAACAACCGCGAGCTGTTCGTCGGCCGCAAGGTCGGCCTCGTGCTGTCGGGCGGAAACATCGACACCCGCCTGCTGGCGAACGTGCTGCTGCGCGACCTCGCCCGCTCGGGCCGCCTCGCCCGTCTCAAGATCGGGCTGCAGGACCGCGCGGGCGCGCTGTTCAAGGTCGCCAAGATCTTCCACGAGCACAACGTCAACATCATCGAAGTCTTCCACCAGCGCATCTTCACGCACTTGCCCGCCAAGGGTCTCGTCACCGAGATCGAGTGCGAGGCGCGCGACAAGGAGCAGCTGCAGGCGCTGATCGCCGGGCTGCGCCGCGAAGGCTACGAAGTGAAGCTGGTCGAGACAGATTGA
- a CDS encoding DUF4163 domain-containing protein: protein MVVVLAFAAAACSGSGDSDPQPSATAVASEEALPMASTEAPSEAPAVKGRSEKEENDLYEFGYSYPDAAAALPGLRAMLDRKLDDTKGELVSSARSDKAEMTKDGFPYHAHSMQVDWKVVTDLPGWLSLSSEMYQYSGGAHGMSGFDTLLWDRGADTARKPMDLFTSQDALRDALRTPFCDGLDKARAGKRGEPVQRDSGQMFTECIDPTAQTLILGSTNRKTFDRIGVLVAPYEAGPYAEGSYEVTVPVTGKVMAALKPQYRSAFSVKP, encoded by the coding sequence ATGGTTGTTGTTCTGGCCTTTGCCGCCGCTGCGTGCAGTGGATCGGGCGACAGCGATCCTCAGCCGAGCGCCACGGCGGTGGCCAGCGAAGAGGCACTGCCGATGGCCTCCACCGAAGCGCCCTCGGAAGCGCCCGCCGTGAAGGGGCGCTCGGAAAAGGAGGAGAACGACCTTTACGAGTTCGGCTATTCCTATCCCGACGCGGCGGCGGCGCTACCCGGCCTGCGGGCGATGCTCGACAGGAAGCTGGACGATACCAAGGGCGAACTGGTCTCCTCCGCACGCAGCGACAAGGCGGAGATGACCAAGGACGGCTTCCCCTATCACGCGCATTCGATGCAGGTGGACTGGAAGGTCGTGACCGACCTGCCGGGATGGCTGTCGCTGTCCTCGGAGATGTACCAGTACAGCGGCGGCGCGCACGGGATGAGCGGGTTCGATACCCTGCTGTGGGATCGCGGCGCCGACACGGCGCGCAAGCCGATGGACCTGTTCACCAGCCAGGACGCGCTGCGTGATGCCTTGCGCACGCCGTTCTGCGACGGGCTCGACAAGGCCCGCGCGGGCAAGCGGGGCGAGCCGGTCCAGCGCGACAGCGGGCAGATGTTCACCGAATGCATCGACCCGACCGCGCAGACGCTGATCCTGGGTTCGACAAACCGCAAGACCTTCGATCGCATCGGCGTGCTCGTTGCGCCTTACGAGGCGGGGCCTTACGCGGAAGGTAGCTATGAAGTGACGGTGCCGGTGACGGGCAAGGTGATGGCCGCGCTCAAGCCGCAGTATCGCTCGGCCTTCTCGGTGAAACCCTGA
- a CDS encoding P-II family nitrogen regulator, translated as MKKIEAIIKPFKLDEVKEALHEVGVSGITVTEAKGFGRQKGHTELYRGAEYVVDFLPKVKLEVVVPDALAERVVEAIADAAQTGRIGDGKIFVVPVETAVRIRTGERDDDAL; from the coding sequence GTGAAGAAAATCGAAGCCATCATCAAGCCGTTCAAGCTCGACGAAGTGAAGGAAGCGCTGCACGAAGTCGGCGTCTCGGGCATCACCGTCACCGAAGCCAAGGGCTTCGGGCGCCAGAAGGGCCACACCGAACTTTACCGCGGCGCCGAATACGTCGTGGATTTCCTCCCCAAGGTTAAGCTCGAGGTCGTCGTGCCCGACGCTCTGGCCGAGCGCGTGGTGGAGGCGATCGCCGACGCCGCGCAGACCGGCCGCATCGGCGACGGCAAGATCTTCGTCGTCCCCGTCGAGACCGCCGTGCGCATCCGCACCGGCGAGCGCGACGACGACGCGCTCTAA
- a CDS encoding arginyltransferase: MTAPVRFPRFFVTSPAPCPYLPGRSERKVFTELKGPHADSLNDALGRIGFRRSQTVAYRPSCIDCNACVSVRVVASEFRASRTQKRTLEAHSDLVATVCRPWSTSEQFELLQRYLAARHPEGGMTTMDEVDFADMVEHTPVTSYVIEYREPSMDGVVPGRLVGACLTDRQCDGLSMIYSFYDPESARQGLGNYIILDHIRRSQEMGLGFVYLGYWVEGSARMQYKVRYRPMEKLGRAGWERIGTAEHDRLIAAAVASPRRDDAATGPKDGMPSVTKG; the protein is encoded by the coding sequence GTGACGGCTCCCGTTCGATTTCCCCGCTTCTTCGTGACGAGCCCGGCTCCGTGCCCGTACCTGCCGGGCCGTAGCGAGCGGAAGGTATTCACCGAACTCAAGGGACCGCACGCCGATTCGCTGAACGATGCACTGGGCCGCATCGGCTTCCGCCGCAGCCAGACCGTCGCCTATCGCCCCTCCTGCATCGACTGCAACGCCTGCGTCTCCGTGCGGGTCGTGGCGTCCGAATTCCGCGCCTCGCGCACGCAGAAGCGCACGCTTGAGGCGCATTCGGATCTCGTCGCCACCGTCTGCCGCCCCTGGTCCACCAGCGAGCAGTTCGAACTGCTCCAGCGCTATCTCGCCGCGCGTCACCCCGAAGGCGGCATGACGACGATGGACGAAGTCGACTTCGCCGACATGGTGGAGCACACGCCGGTCACCAGCTATGTCATCGAATACCGCGAGCCGTCGATGGACGGCGTCGTGCCCGGTCGCCTCGTCGGCGCCTGCCTGACCGACCGCCAGTGCGACGGGCTGTCGATGATCTACTCGTTCTACGATCCCGAAAGCGCGCGGCAGGGGCTGGGCAACTACATCATCCTCGACCACATCCGCCGTTCGCAGGAGATGGGGCTCGGTTTCGTCTACCTCGGCTACTGGGTCGAGGGTTCGGCGAGGATGCAGTACAAGGTGCGCTATCGCCCGATGGAAAAGCTCGGCCGCGCCGGGTGGGAACGCATCGGCACCGCCGAACACGACCGTCTGATCGCCGCCGCCGTCGCCAGCCCCCGCCGCGACGATGCCGCCACCGGCCCCAAGGACGGGATGCCCTCCGTCACCAAGGGATGA
- a CDS encoding lysozyme, translating into MNRKPIFDAVRKMLDRSFTQAEVNALDKAIDLSTGALTASLAPEPVAAPASPAAATGRVLGAAGAKLIKKWEGCAKRLADGTFAAYPDPGSVDGKPWTIGWGSTGSDVKKGVVWTQAQCDARFDVDMVDYVKEVAAFIGSAATSQNQFDALVSFHYNTGKITSSSLGKLHKAGDFAGAQAQFGKWIYNDGKPMTGLKNRRADEAKLYGTA; encoded by the coding sequence ATGAATCGCAAGCCGATCTTTGATGCCGTCCGCAAGATGCTGGACCGTTCGTTCACACAGGCCGAAGTCAACGCGCTGGACAAGGCCATCGACCTTTCTACCGGCGCGTTGACCGCAAGCCTCGCCCCCGAGCCGGTCGCAGCCCCCGCAAGCCCCGCTGCGGCGACCGGGCGCGTGCTGGGCGCCGCCGGGGCCAAGCTCATCAAGAAGTGGGAAGGCTGCGCGAAGCGCCTCGCGGACGGCACCTTCGCGGCCTATCCCGACCCCGGCAGCGTCGACGGCAAGCCCTGGACGATCGGCTGGGGCTCTACGGGCTCCGACGTGAAAAAGGGCGTCGTCTGGACGCAGGCGCAGTGCGATGCGCGTTTCGACGTCGACATGGTCGATTACGTGAAGGAAGTGGCCGCCTTCATCGGCTCTGCCGCGACCTCGCAGAACCAGTTCGACGCGCTCGTCTCGTTCCATTACAACACCGGCAAGATCACAAGTTCGTCGCTGGGCAAGCTGCACAAAGCGGGTGACTTCGCCGGGGCGCAGGCCCAGTTCGGCAAGTGGATCTACAACGACGGCAAGCCGATGACCGGCCTCAAGAACCGGCGCGCGGACGAAGCGAAACTCTACGGGACAGCATGA
- a CDS encoding DUF1801 domain-containing protein, translated as MTDTKTPAQLIDERIAELGDWRGEALARVRAVVHAALPEVVEEWKWRGVPTWYAGGGIVCTGETYKAAVKLTFAKGASVPDPAGLFNASLEGNVRRAIDIHEGDAIDEAALSALLRDAAALNGAEKKR; from the coding sequence ATGACCGACACGAAAACCCCCGCTCAGTTGATCGACGAACGCATTGCCGAACTCGGCGACTGGCGCGGGGAGGCGCTGGCAAGAGTGCGGGCCGTCGTCCACGCCGCGCTGCCCGAGGTGGTCGAGGAATGGAAATGGCGCGGCGTGCCCACGTGGTATGCGGGCGGCGGCATCGTCTGCACCGGGGAGACCTACAAGGCGGCGGTCAAGCTGACGTTCGCCAAGGGCGCCTCGGTGCCCGACCCGGCGGGCCTGTTCAACGCCAGCCTCGAGGGCAACGTGCGCCGCGCCATCGACATTCATGAAGGCGACGCGATCGACGAGGCGGCGCTTTCGGCGTTGCTGCGCGACGCCGCCGCGTTGAACGGGGCTGAGAAGAAGCGGTGA
- a CDS encoding leucyl aminopeptidase family protein: MSDKNALIQPDRGQQAVSIHLVDKDGLEKFTKGLTVPQRAVLEAARFDASAGEYVILPEGDGWSVAAGVADAGTLGGWCMAKLAEKLPAGTYRRAGGEPGAAIFGWILGQYSFDRYKADAEDHGPRLLLTGEPAQIAALTAEAEAVMLVRDLVNTPAEDMGPAQLEAEAEALHKAFRAEIRVTRGEVLERDFPMVHAVGRAAGRSHAPRMIELEWGDPKNPRIAVVGKGVCFDSGGLDVKPSAGMLLMKKDMGGAAHALALARLIMSANLPVRLHVLVPAVENAISGNSFRPGDVLRSRAGITVEIGNTDAEGRLILGDALTRAGEAGPEFIIDFATLTGAARVAVGPDLPALFTREDATADALLAAGKTVDDPCWRLPLHEGYREYLKSDVADINNAGSSGFAGASTAALFLDRFVPKGVEWAHFDTFAWRPTAKAGRPKGGEALGLRAAWHMLKARYA, from the coding sequence ATGAGCGACAAGAACGCATTGATCCAGCCCGATCGCGGCCAGCAGGCCGTCTCCATCCATCTCGTCGACAAGGACGGACTGGAGAAATTCACGAAAGGCCTCACCGTTCCCCAGCGCGCCGTGCTGGAGGCCGCTCGCTTCGACGCAAGTGCCGGGGAATACGTCATTCTCCCCGAGGGCGACGGCTGGAGCGTGGCCGCAGGCGTGGCCGACGCCGGAACGCTCGGCGGCTGGTGCATGGCGAAACTCGCCGAGAAACTGCCCGCCGGGACCTACCGCCGTGCTGGCGGCGAGCCGGGCGCGGCGATCTTCGGCTGGATTCTCGGCCAGTACAGCTTCGACCGCTACAAGGCCGACGCCGAGGACCACGGCCCGCGCCTGCTCCTGACCGGCGAACCCGCGCAGATCGCCGCTCTCACTGCCGAGGCCGAGGCGGTCATGCTGGTGCGCGACCTCGTCAACACTCCGGCCGAAGACATGGGGCCTGCCCAGCTGGAGGCCGAGGCCGAAGCGCTGCACAAGGCCTTCCGCGCCGAGATCCGCGTCACGCGCGGCGAGGTGCTGGAGCGCGACTTCCCGATGGTCCACGCGGTCGGCCGCGCCGCGGGCCGCAGCCACGCGCCGCGCATGATCGAACTGGAATGGGGCGACCCGAAGAACCCGCGCATCGCCGTGGTGGGCAAAGGTGTCTGCTTCGATTCGGGCGGCCTCGACGTGAAGCCCTCCGCGGGCATGCTGCTGATGAAGAAGGACATGGGCGGCGCGGCCCACGCCCTCGCCCTCGCCCGCCTGATCATGAGCGCCAACCTCCCGGTGCGCCTGCACGTGCTGGTCCCGGCGGTGGAGAACGCCATTTCCGGCAACAGCTTCCGGCCCGGCGACGTCCTGCGCAGCCGTGCCGGGATCACCGTCGAGATCGGCAACACCGACGCCGAAGGCCGCCTGATCCTGGGCGATGCGCTCACCCGCGCGGGTGAGGCGGGCCCTGAATTCATCATCGACTTCGCCACTCTGACAGGAGCAGCCCGCGTCGCGGTCGGCCCCGACCTCCCCGCCCTCTTCACCCGCGAGGATGCGACGGCCGACGCCCTGCTCGCGGCGGGCAAGACGGTGGACGACCCGTGCTGGCGCCTCCCCCTGCACGAAGGCTACCGCGAGTACCTCAAGTCCGACGTCGCCGACATCAACAACGCCGGGTCCAGCGGCTTCGCGGGCGCGAGCACGGCGGCGCTGTTCCTCGACCGCTTCGTCCCCAAGGGCGTGGAATGGGCGCACTTCGACACCTTCGCCTGGCGCCCCACCGCGAAGGCGGGCCGTCCGAAGGGCGGCGAAGCGCTCGGCCTTCGCGCGGCATGGCACATGCTGAAAGCGCGCTATGCTTGA
- a CDS encoding SH3 domain-containing protein, giving the protein MLAMTGPSVSADPGCLPVRGDLAHIKLAGRYFVPHYAVPMPRALKSGAILRVFGRDDAEVIADLPAGETFNVLDIAGKWSWGQLGEDGAVGYVALSDLEAA; this is encoded by the coding sequence ATGCTCGCCATGACCGGACCGAGCGTGAGCGCGGATCCCGGCTGCCTGCCCGTGCGCGGCGACCTTGCCCACATCAAGCTGGCGGGCCGCTACTTCGTGCCGCACTATGCCGTGCCGATGCCGCGCGCGCTCAAGTCCGGCGCGATCCTGCGCGTCTTCGGCCGCGACGATGCGGAAGTCATCGCCGACCTGCCTGCGGGGGAAACCTTCAACGTGCTGGATATCGCGGGCAAGTGGTCCTGGGGCCAGCTCGGCGAGGACGGCGCGGTCGGCTACGTGGCTCTCTCGGATCTGGAAGCGGCATGA